A region of the Kineococcus endophyticus genome:
CCCGCGGGGGCCCCCCCCCCCTCGGTTCACCCCCTCCCCCCGCATGTCCGCCTCTCGCACAGTGCAGGAGCACGATGTCCTCGATCACCGGCCGCTCGGCCGTCGAGCAGGGGCCGGGCCCGTCGGGCGACAACGCCCGTGGCCGGCGCCGCCTCGGTGACACCCTCTTCGGTGGCGGCGCCGGTCTCGCCGGCGTCATCGTCATCGTCATCGTCGTCTTCACGGGGGTGTTCCTCGCGATCAGCGCCGTCCCCTCGGTCCTGGACGACAAGGTCAACTTCCTGACCTCGACCGAGTGGCAGACCTCCGCGGGCAACCTGCGGTTCGGGATCCTGCAGATCCTCTGGACGACGGTCTCCATCTCGGTCATCGCCATGATCATCGCGGTGCCCCTCGGCGTCGCCAACGCGCTCTTCCTCACGCAGTACGCCCCGAAGTGGCTGGCCCGGCCGGCCGCGACGGTCATCGACCTGCTCGCCGCGATCCCCTCGATCGTCTACGGCCTCTGGGGCATCCAGGTCTTCGCCCCGCACCTGACGGGGCTGCAGACGTTCCTCAACGACGTGCTCGGGTGGTTCCCGCTGTTCGCCGGCCCGGTCAGCACCGGCACGGTGTTCATCGCCGGCATCGTGCTGGCCGTCATGGTCCTGCCGATCATCACCGCCATGTCGCGCGAGGTCTTCGCGCAGACCCCGGCGGCGAACAAGGAGGGCGCCCTCGCCCTCGGCGCCACCAAGTGGGAGATGATCCGCACCGCCGTGCTGCCGTTCGGCCGCGCCGGTGTCATCTCCGCCGCCATGCTGGGCCTCGGCCGCGCGCTCGGCGAGACGATCGCCATCACGATCATCGTCTCCTCCGTCGCGCCGGGCGCCGGGTTCTTCGCCTCCTGGCTGCAGGGCGGTGAGACCTTCGCCTCGAAGATCGCCAACAACGCCGCGGAGTTCAACAACCCCGAGTCCACGGGCGCCTACATCGCCGCCGGTCTCGTGCTGTTCGTCCTGACCTTCGTGGTCAACGCCCTGGCCCGCATCGTCATCAACCGTCGGAAGGCCTTCGCATGAGCGCCGTGCAGACCCCCGAGCGCGAGCTTCCGGCGGCGCTGGCCGACTCCCGCGGGCAGGGCGGCCGCAAGGTCCGCAACTCGATCGCCACCGTCGTGGTGGTGCTGGCCTTCGTCATCGCGGTCATCCCGCTCGTCTGGATCCTGTGGACCGTCATCGAGAGGGGCGCCTCGCTCCTCGTCGACTCCACGTGGTGGCTGAACTCCCAGCGCGGCATCACCCCGCGCATCGTCGGCGGCGGCGCGTACCACGCCATCGTCGGGACGCTGCTGCAGGCGCTGGCGACGGCCGTCATCGCGGTCCCGCTCGGCATCATGAGCGCGATCCTGCTCGTCGAGTACGGCGCCAGCCGGATCGCCCGCGTCGTGAGCTTCACCGTGGACATCCTCTCGGGGCTGCCCTCGATCGTCGCCGCGCTCTTCATCTACGCGTTCTGGATCACGACGCTCGGCTTCGACCGGTCCGGCTTCGCCGTCTCGCTCGCCCTGGTGCTGCTGATGGTCCCGGTCGTCGTCCGCTCCACCGAGGAGATGCTCAAGCTCGTCCCGAACGAGCTGCGCGAGGCGTCCTACGCCCTCGGCGTCCCGAAGTGGAAGACGATCGTCCGCATCGTCCTGCCGACCGCCTTCTCGGGGATCCTCACCGGGGTGCTGCTGGGCCTGGCCCGCATCATGGGCGAGACGGCCCCCCTGCTGATCCTCGTGGGATACACCCAGTCGATCAACATGGACCTGTTCGGCGGGAACATGGCGGCGCTGCCCCTGATGATCAACAACGACCGCCAGCAGGCGCTCGAACCGGCGGTGGAACGCGTCTGGGCCGCCGCCCTCACACTGGTGCTCATCGTGCTGGTGCTCAACATCGCCGGTCGGGCCATCGCCCGCTTCAGCTCGCTCAAGAAGTAAGGGAGATCCCGTGGCCAAGCGCATCGAGGTCAAGGACCTCAACGTCTACTACGGCAGCTTCAAGGCCGTCGAGGACGTGTCCATGACCGTGGAGCCCCGCTCCGTGACGGCCTTCATCGGCCCGTCCGGCTGCGGCAAGTCGACCTTCCTGCGGACGCTGAACCGCATGCACGAGGTCATCCCCGGCGGTCGCGTCGAGGGCAGCGTCATGCTCGACGACGACGACCTCTACTCCTCCAAGATGGACCCGGTGAACGTCCGCCGGACCGTCGGCATGGTGTTCCAGCGCCCGAACCCGTTCCCGACGATGTCGATCTTCGACAACGTCGCGGCCGGCATGCGCCTCAACGGCGTGCGGAGCAAGAAGGTCCTCACCGAGGCCGTCGAGAAGTCCCTGCGCGGGGCGAACCTGTGGAACGAGGTCAAGGACCGCCTCGACAAGCCCGGCGCGGGCCTGTCCGGTGGTCAGCAGCAGCGGCTCTGCATCGCCCGCGCGATCGCGGTGCAGCCGCAGGTCCTGCTCATGGACGAGCCGTGCTCGGCCCTGGACCCGATCTCGACCCTCGCCATCGAGGACCTCATCGGTGAGCTGAAGAGCTCGTTCACGATCGTCATCGTGACCCACAACATGCAGCAGGCCGCGCGCGTCAGCGACAAGACGGCGTTCTTCAACCTCGCCGCGACGGGCAAGCCGGGTCGCCTCATCGAGATCGACGACACCGCGACGATCTTCAGCAACCCCAAGCAGAAGGCGACCGAGGACTACATCTCCGGCCGCTTCGGCTGACCGGTCCCGCTCCGCTCAGGGGGGATCGTCGACGCAACCGGCTCGACCTGCGAGCCCGGTGCGTCGACGGTCCCCCCTCGCGTCTCCCCACGGGGAGGCGCGAGGGTCAGAGGAACAGGCGGAAGACGAAGTAGAAGGCCGCGGCGACGAGGCCGGCGGCCGGCAGGGTCAGGACCCACGCCCCCACCATCGAGCGCGCCACGCCCCAACGGACGGCCGAGAGCCGCTTGGTCGCGCCGACGCCCATGATCGCCGACGAGATCGTGTGCGTCGTCGAGATCGGCGCGTGGAAGCCGAGCGCCGCGACGTACAGGACGACCGCCGAGACCGACTCGGCCGCGAAGCCGCGGGCCGGGTCGAGGTGGATGATCCGGCGGCCCAGGGTGCGCATGATGCGCCAGCCGCCGGAGTAGGTGCCGGCGCTGATGGCCAGGGCCGCGGACAGCTTCACCCACCACGGGATCGACTCCCCCGTGTGGAAGCCGCCGGCGACGAGCGCGAGGACGATGACGCCCATCGTCTTCTGCGCGTCCTGCAGGCCGTGGCCGAGGGCCATCGCCGCGGCCGAGACCGTCTGCAGCATCCGGAAGCGGCGGTGGGTCGGCGCGGGGGCCTTCTTCCGCACGCCCCAGAGGATGGCGACCATGACGAGGTAGCCGAGGACGAACCCGGTGAGCGGCGAGACGATCATCGGCACGATCACCTTGTCGAGGATGACCGCCCAGTGCACCGTCGTGCTGGAGGCGATGCCCGCGCCCGCGAGCGCCCCGATGAGGGCGTGCGAGCTGGAGGAGGGCAGCCCGAGGCGCCACGTGAGCAGGTTCCAGCCGATGGCCCCGAAGAGGGCGGCGAGGACGACGACCATCCCGTGCTGTCCGAGGCCGACGTCGACGATGCCCGAGCCGATGGTGGTCGCGACCCCGGTGCCGAGGAAGGCGCCGAGCAGGTTGAACAGCGCGGCCATGCCGAGGGCGATGCGCGGGGTGAGGGCGCGGGTGGAGACCGACGTCGCGATGGCGTTGGCGGCGTCGTGGAAGCCGTTGGTGAAGTCGAAGGTCAGGGCGACGACGATGACGACGAGGACGAGGGCGAGCTCCACGCTCAGGACTCCTTGACCGCGATCGTCTCCACCGTGTGCGCGACGTGCTCGAACGCGTCGGCGGCGTTCTCGAGCGTCTCGACGATCTCCTTGTGCTTCATGATCGCGATGGCGTCGTAGCCGCCGTCGAAGAGCTCGGCGAGCAGCCGCCGGTGGATCTGGTCGGCCTGGTTCTCCAGGCGGTTGATCTCGACCCAGTAGTCGGACAGGTCCGGCAGCGAGCGCAGCCGCGGCATGGCCTCGGCCGTCAGCTCGGCCTGGCGGGCGAGGACCTGGACGATCTCGCCGACAGCGCTGGGCAGCTCGGCGACCTTGTAGAGCACCATCAGGTCGACGGCGGCCTGCATGAGGTCGAGGCAGTCGTCGAGCCGGGAGGTCAGCTGGTAGATGTCCTCGCGGTCGAAGGGGGTGACGAAGGAGGAGTTGACCCGGCGCAGGACCGCGTGGGCGGCCTCGTCCCCGCGGTGCTCGATCTCCTCCATGACGGCGCCGAGCTCGACGCGGCGCGCGGGGTCGCTGCCGATGGCCTCGGTGAGGACGGTCGTGGCCTCGACGAGGATCCGGCCGGTTCCGGCGAACAGCTCGAAGAACGAGTTGTCCTGGGGGGTCAGTCGGAAACGCACGCCAAGCTCCACAGGTGTCGGCCTCGGGCCGAGCACACGACCCGACCGGCGACTCTAGGCGGTCGCGGGACGCAGTCCCGACACCGCCCGCGTCGCTCAGTCCGGAGCGGGGGTCCCCTCGACGCCCAGGACGCGGTCGAGCTCACCCTCCGGCAGGGGTCCGTCGCTCTCCGACGCGGCGACGACGACGTCGGTGTAGAGCTCGATCTCCTCGGCCATGACGGTGTCGGTCAGCGCCGCGGCCGACCGCGCTGCGGGCAGGACGCCGCGGCCCGCCGCGGGAGCGGGTTCCGGTTCCTGGTTCGTCATGATGAGCCCACCGTACGCCGCACCCGTGCGGGCCGGGGCGGCTTCGGGCACGCTCACCCGCCCGGAGTGCCCGTCGGCGAGAGCGTCGTGGGCGACTCGGTGGGCGTGGGCACGATCGGCCCGGTCGGCCCGGTCGTGGTCGTCGTCGTCGCGGTCCCCGACGTGGCCGAGGGGCTGGGGACGCTCAGCGGCGGCCGGTCCTCGGCGGTGAGGACGGTCCGCTGCAGGTTGACCTCGGCCAGGCCGAGCCCGCCGACGGTCACCTCGTCGTAGGCCAGCAGCTTGCCCTTCAGGTCCCCGGTGCGCCCGAAGTACAGCAGCGTCGCCGACAGGGGCAGCGGGGCGCCGTCGGCGAGGCGGTTGAGGCCGGCCGACGTGACCCCGGCCCCACCCGTCGTGCCCTCGACCATGATCCGCGTCCCGGAGCCGTCGAGGGTGACGGACCGCTTGTGCAGGTGCCCGGCCAGCACGAGCGGGACCCGGCCCAGCAGCGGCTGCAGACCACTGGGGTCGTGGACGAGGGCGGCGTCGACGGGCTTGTCGGGGTTGGCGTCCTCCCACCGCTCGATGCCGTCGGCGAGGACCTCGTTGGCCTGCTCCTGCACCTGCTCGGCGCTGCCGCTGGCGCGCTCGCCCTCTCCGTCGGGGGTGAAGACGGGGTCGCCCTGGCCCGCCAGGACGAGCCCGGCGACCTCGGCGGTGGACCCCTGGTCCAGGACGATCGCGCCCTGCCCGGCGACCTCCGCCTGGGTCTGCGTGGAGTCGTGGTTGCCCCGCACCCAGACGTACGGGACGCCGAGCCCGCGGATGCGGCCGAGGTAGCTGGACTCCGCGGCGGTACCCCACGTCGTGGTGTCGCCGGTGTCGACGACGGCCTGGACCCGGAACTGCTCGACGAGGTTGTCGGTGAGGTCGTAGCCGAGCGGGTTGAGGTGCAGGTCGGAGACGTGCAGGACGGTGGTGACGTCCGCCCCCAGCCCGCTCGTGCCCGTCTGCGTGTCCCCCAGGACGGGCAGGTTCGCCGCGGCGGCGTAGAGCGTGGAGACGCTGCGGACGATGTCGGACAGGCCGCTGCGGTAGCTCTCCAGCCGGTCGAGGGCGTTCTGCGTGCTCGACACGACGTACGGGGCGCGCGAGAGCAGGCCGGTGAACCTCGGCTGCCGCAGCGCGGACGGGTCGAACGTCGCCCACGTCCCCGTGCCGGTCGCCACGACGACGACGAGCAGCGTCGCGCCCGTCTGCAGGGTGCGACGGCGGCCGCGGAAGACGACGACGGCCGCGAGCAGCGCCCCGCCGAACCCGCACAGCAGGCTGTACGTGGCCGCCCGGACGGTGGCCGCGCGGACGGTGTCGGCCGCGGTGAGCTCGAGGGCCAGCAGCTGCTGGGGCGAGCGGACCAGGCGCGCGGCGGCGTCGACGTCGACGCTCTCGATGTTCGCCGTCACCACGATCGGCGCGCGGTGGGTGTCGAACGTGACCTTCCCGACGGGCGGGAGGTCCACCTCGACGCCGGGCGACAGGCTCGGCCGGACCCGCACCTCCGTCTGCAGCGGGCCGACGTACGTGCTGGACCCGGGGGCGAGCGCGAAGCCGACCCCCGCCCCGGCCGCGGTGACCAGCAGGACCGCGATCCAGGGCAGCAGGTGCCGGCGGGCGAAGCGCGGCACCGGACGCGCCGCGAAGCGCGCCCAGGCGGCGCGGCGGGCCGGCGAGGGGCGCGGCAGCCGCAGCGCGGGTGGGCGGATCCTGGCGGACATCACCACGATCTTCGCGCAGACCGCGCGTCCGCGCCGCCGACGGGGTTGCGGGCGTGACGGCACGGCGTTCGGGGTACGGGTGGAGCATGACCGATCCCACCACCGGCCCCTTCCGCGACCTGCGCTCACCCGCTCCGACCGGCTCCCCCGGCCCGGCCCTCGTCACGGGATCGGAGTCCGGCATCGGCCGCGCCGTGGCCGTCGAGCTCGCGCGCCGCGGCCACGACGTCGGCGTGACGTGGTTCCGCGACGAGGCGGCCGGCGAGGCGACGGCCGGGCAGGTCCGCGCCCTGGGCCGGCGGGCCGTCGTGCACCACCTCGACCTGCGCGAGCTGCCCGGCGCGGCGGACGTCGTCGACGCGGTGGCCGACGAGCTCGGCGGGCTGGAGGTCCTCGTCAACGACGCGGGCGTGGGGACGTCCTCGCTGCTGCTGGACCTGCCGTGGCAGGACTGGCGCGACGTGGTGTCCGTCGACCTCGACGGGCCCTTCCTGCTGCTGCAGCGCGCGGCGCGGCGGATGGTCGCGGCGGGCCGGGGTGGTCGCGTCGTCAACGTGACGAGCGTGCACGAGCACCAGCCACGCGTGGGATCGGGCGCCTACTGCGCCGCCAAGGGCGGCCTGGGCCTGCTGACGCGGACCGCCGCCCTGGAGCTGGCCGAGCACGGCATCACCGTCAACGCCGTCGCCCCCGGGGAGATCGCGACGCCCATGACGGGGCTGGAGGACGTCGACCCGCACACGCAGCACCGCCCGGGCGTCCCGCTGGGGCGGCCCGGCGACGCGCGCGAGGTGGCCGCCGTCGTCGCGTTCCTGTGCTCCCCCGAGGCCTCCTACGTGACGGGGTCGTCCTACGCCGTCGACGGCGGGATGCTGCAGATGGGCCCGATGGCCGGCTCGCACCTGCGCGAGGACGCCTGGCGCCGCCCCTGACCCCCCTTCGCCGGGGCCCCGGTCCCGCGTGGAAAACACTCTTTCCGCCCTCCGAGACGGCGTGTCGAGGGCGGAAAGAGTGTCTTCCACGAGGGACGGGGTCGGGCGGCGGGGGTCAGGAGGTGAGGGCGGCGGTGCGCTCGCGCGCGTAGGTCCGCTCGACGCCGGCGACGAGCGCGGCGTACCCGAGGCCGAGCGGGACGCCCAGCAGCAGGTTGGGCCGCTGCACCCCCCGGGCCCGCAGCCGCGCCGGCACCCGCCGGCCGACCAGCCACAGCGGCGTCGTGGCCGCCGCGACGCCCAGGTGCCCGAGGAGGAGCGCCGTCTCCGGCGCGGCGAGCACGACGTCGTCCGCGTGGTCGTCCTCGGGCGAGGCGGTGCGGTCCCGCGTCGCCCGGGTCCACAGCGCGTCCGAGGCGGTCAGGGCGGCGCCGAGGGCGAGGCCGAGTCCGCCCCACGTCGCGGTCCGCCGGAGGCGCCGCGGATCGTCGTAGGCGGCCTGGGCCGCCAGGACCCCCACCCCGGCGAGGGCGGTGTTGACGACGGACAGGGTGCGGGCGAGCGTCAGCGGTTCCACACCGGGCCAACGAGGCCGCAGCGCGCGCCGTTCCGGGACACGGTGCGTCAGCGGTCGGCGTGCTCGCGCCGCGCCGCCTCGACGTCGGCCGCCGACGCTTCGAGGAGGTCGGCCAGGCCGCGCAGGCGGTCGGCGATCTGCGCGCCCAGCGGGGTCAGTTCGTACTCCACGCGCGGCGGGATCGCGGTGACGACCTCGCGGGTCACCATGCCGTCGCGCTCCAGGGACTGCAGCGTCTGCGCGAGCATCTTCTCGCTGACCCCGTCCACCTTGCGCCGCAACGCGTTGAAGCGGAACGCCCCCTCCCCCAGGGCCAGCAGGACGAGGGAGGCCCACTTGGCGGTGACGGACTCGAAGGCCGCGCGGGACGTGCAGTCGCGGGCGAAGACGTCCGCGACGAGGTCCTGCGCTGGTCCGTCCGGGGCGTCGTCCACGGCACCAGGGTACCGCGGGAACAGAGAGCACTGCAGAATAGTTAGTGTCAGCGATCCGCACAGCACTCACCTCAGGAGACCGACATGACCACCTACGCCGTCACCGCCGCCACCGGCCAGCTGGGCCGCCTCGCCGTCGAGGCCCTCCTCGAGCGCGGGGTCACCCCGTCCGACGTCGTCGCCGTCGTCCGCACCCCCGCCAAGGCCGAGGACCTCGCAGCGCGCGGTGTCGTCGTCCGCGCGGGGGACTACTCCGACCGCGCCTCCCTCGACGCCGCCCTCGCCGGAGTCGACCGCCTCCTGCTCGTCTCCGGCAGCGAGGTCGGCCAGCGCGTCGCCCAGCACACCAACGTCGTCGAGGCCGCGGGGGCGGCCGGCGTCCAGCGCCTCGTCTACACCTCGCTGCTGCGCGCGGACACGTCCGCGAGCCCGCTGGCGCCCGAGCACAAGGCCACCGAGGAGGTCATCCGCGCCTCCGGTCTGCCGCACGTCCTGCTGCGCAACAGCTGGTACTACGAGAACTACACGGCCAACCTCGGCCAGTACCTCGGCACCGGTGAAGTCCTCGGAGCCACCCACGACGGTCGCATCAGCGCCGCGAGCCGCGCCGACTACGCCGCCGCCGCGGCGGTCGCACTGCTCGCCGACGACGAGGGCCGGGGCACCTACGAGCTCGCGGGCGAGACGTTCACCTTCACCGACCTCGCCGCGACCGTCACCGAGGTCACCGGCACCACCGTCGTCTCCCGCGACGTCTCCGGCGAGGAGTACCAGCGCACGCTCGAGGGCCACGGCCTGGACGCCGGCACCGCCGGGTTCGTCGCCGCGCTCGACGCCTCCATCGCGAACGGCGACCTGCACACCGACAGCACCGACCTCGCCGACCTCGTCGGGCGGCCCGCGTCCACCCTCCGCGACGCCGTCGCCGCCGCGCACACCGCGTCCTGACGCGGTCACACCTCCCGGCGGGAGGTACTCCTCCCGCCCCTCTCGGGCTCGACCAGGGGCGGAAGGAGTGTTCTCCAGGCGGGTGACGCAGGATGGGGCGGGTGCGGACGGAGAACGGGCGGCGGACACCACGGGTACCGCTGAGTGCGCTCTTCCCACCCGCCCCCGGCCCGGGCGTCCCGGGTGACCCGGGCGTCTGCCCGGGCCCGCAGTTCCGCCGGGTGACGGGCGAGCGCGTCACCGTGCTCGGCGGGCCGGCGGCGATCCTGATGCAGATCGCCCACCCGCTCGTCGGCGAGGGCGTGGCCGTCCACAGCCGGTACGCCGACGGCCCGGCCCGTCGCCTCGTCGGCACCCTGCAGGCCGCGCTGACGGTGACGTTCGGGGACACCGAGCAGGCGCACGCCTCCGCCCGGCACGTCGGCCGCGCCCACGCCCCCGTCCGCGGCACGACCCGGGCCGCCGTTCCCGGCACGCCCGCCGGCACCCCCTACCGCGCCAACGACCCCGACCTGGCGCTGTGGGTCCACGCCACGCTCGTCTGGACGGCCCGACGGGTGACCGAGCGCTACGTCGGCCTGCGCCTGACCCCCGCCGAGCGGGAACGGCACTGGCAGGAGTCCAAACCCTTCGCGCGGATGTTCGCCGTCCCCGACCGCGTCCTGCCGGACACCGTCGCGGAGTTCGACGAGTACGTGCGCGAGACCGTCCGCGGCCTGGTCGTCACCGACGACGCCCGGCGCATCGGCCACGACATCCTCACCCAGCGCACCGCCCCGCCGCTGCCGGGAGCGGCGGCCGCGGCGCGGGCGGTGACGGCCGACCTGCTGCCGCCCGACCTGGCGCTCGCCTACGGCATTCCCCGCACGCCGGCCCGCCGCGCGGCCGCCCGGGCCCTGGGCGCGACCACGACCGCCGCGAGACCGCTG
Encoded here:
- the pstC gene encoding phosphate ABC transporter permease subunit PstC, which codes for MSSITGRSAVEQGPGPSGDNARGRRRLGDTLFGGGAGLAGVIVIVIVVFTGVFLAISAVPSVLDDKVNFLTSTEWQTSAGNLRFGILQILWTTVSISVIAMIIAVPLGVANALFLTQYAPKWLARPAATVIDLLAAIPSIVYGLWGIQVFAPHLTGLQTFLNDVLGWFPLFAGPVSTGTVFIAGIVLAVMVLPIITAMSREVFAQTPAANKEGALALGATKWEMIRTAVLPFGRAGVISAAMLGLGRALGETIAITIIVSSVAPGAGFFASWLQGGETFASKIANNAAEFNNPESTGAYIAAGLVLFVLTFVVNALARIVINRRKAFA
- the pstA gene encoding phosphate ABC transporter permease PstA, which codes for MSAVQTPERELPAALADSRGQGGRKVRNSIATVVVVLAFVIAVIPLVWILWTVIERGASLLVDSTWWLNSQRGITPRIVGGGAYHAIVGTLLQALATAVIAVPLGIMSAILLVEYGASRIARVVSFTVDILSGLPSIVAALFIYAFWITTLGFDRSGFAVSLALVLLMVPVVVRSTEEMLKLVPNELREASYALGVPKWKTIVRIVLPTAFSGILTGVLLGLARIMGETAPLLILVGYTQSINMDLFGGNMAALPLMINNDRQQALEPAVERVWAAALTLVLIVLVLNIAGRAIARFSSLKK
- the pstB gene encoding phosphate ABC transporter ATP-binding protein PstB, with protein sequence MAKRIEVKDLNVYYGSFKAVEDVSMTVEPRSVTAFIGPSGCGKSTFLRTLNRMHEVIPGGRVEGSVMLDDDDLYSSKMDPVNVRRTVGMVFQRPNPFPTMSIFDNVAAGMRLNGVRSKKVLTEAVEKSLRGANLWNEVKDRLDKPGAGLSGGQQQRLCIARAIAVQPQVLLMDEPCSALDPISTLAIEDLIGELKSSFTIVIVTHNMQQAARVSDKTAFFNLAATGKPGRLIEIDDTATIFSNPKQKATEDYISGRFG
- a CDS encoding inorganic phosphate transporter translates to MELALVLVVIVVALTFDFTNGFHDAANAIATSVSTRALTPRIALGMAALFNLLGAFLGTGVATTIGSGIVDVGLGQHGMVVVLAALFGAIGWNLLTWRLGLPSSSSHALIGALAGAGIASSTTVHWAVILDKVIVPMIVSPLTGFVLGYLVMVAILWGVRKKAPAPTHRRFRMLQTVSAAAMALGHGLQDAQKTMGVIVLALVAGGFHTGESIPWWVKLSAALAISAGTYSGGWRIMRTLGRRIIHLDPARGFAAESVSAVVLYVAALGFHAPISTTHTISSAIMGVGATKRLSAVRWGVARSMVGAWVLTLPAAGLVAAAFYFVFRLFL
- a CDS encoding DUF47 domain-containing protein, with protein sequence MRFRLTPQDNSFFELFAGTGRILVEATTVLTEAIGSDPARRVELGAVMEEIEHRGDEAAHAVLRRVNSSFVTPFDREDIYQLTSRLDDCLDLMQAAVDLMVLYKVAELPSAVGEIVQVLARQAELTAEAMPRLRSLPDLSDYWVEINRLENQADQIHRRLLAELFDGGYDAIAIMKHKEIVETLENAADAFEHVAHTVETIAVKES
- a CDS encoding metallophosphoesterase, with the protein product MSARIRPPALRLPRPSPARRAAWARFAARPVPRFARRHLLPWIAVLLVTAAGAGVGFALAPGSSTYVGPLQTEVRVRPSLSPGVEVDLPPVGKVTFDTHRAPIVVTANIESVDVDAAARLVRSPQQLLALELTAADTVRAATVRAATYSLLCGFGGALLAAVVVFRGRRRTLQTGATLLVVVVATGTGTWATFDPSALRQPRFTGLLSRAPYVVSSTQNALDRLESYRSGLSDIVRSVSTLYAAAANLPVLGDTQTGTSGLGADVTTVLHVSDLHLNPLGYDLTDNLVEQFRVQAVVDTGDTTTWGTAAESSYLGRIRGLGVPYVWVRGNHDSTQTQAEVAGQGAIVLDQGSTAEVAGLVLAGQGDPVFTPDGEGERASGSAEQVQEQANEVLADGIERWEDANPDKPVDAALVHDPSGLQPLLGRVPLVLAGHLHKRSVTLDGSGTRIMVEGTTGGAGVTSAGLNRLADGAPLPLSATLLYFGRTGDLKGKLLAYDEVTVGGLGLAEVNLQRTVLTAEDRPPLSVPSPSATSGTATTTTTTGPTGPIVPTPTESPTTLSPTGTPGG
- a CDS encoding SDR family oxidoreductase; translation: MTDPTTGPFRDLRSPAPTGSPGPALVTGSESGIGRAVAVELARRGHDVGVTWFRDEAAGEATAGQVRALGRRAVVHHLDLRELPGAADVVDAVADELGGLEVLVNDAGVGTSSLLLDLPWQDWRDVVSVDLDGPFLLLQRAARRMVAAGRGGRVVNVTSVHEHQPRVGSGAYCAAKGGLGLLTRTAALELAEHGITVNAVAPGEIATPMTGLEDVDPHTQHRPGVPLGRPGDAREVAAVVAFLCSPEASYVTGSSYAVDGGMLQMGPMAGSHLREDAWRRP
- a CDS encoding winged helix-turn-helix transcriptional regulator; amino-acid sequence: MDDAPDGPAQDLVADVFARDCTSRAAFESVTAKWASLVLLALGEGAFRFNALRRKVDGVSEKMLAQTLQSLERDGMVTREVVTAIPPRVEYELTPLGAQIADRLRGLADLLEASAADVEAARREHADR
- a CDS encoding NAD(P)H-binding protein gives rise to the protein MTTYAVTAATGQLGRLAVEALLERGVTPSDVVAVVRTPAKAEDLAARGVVVRAGDYSDRASLDAALAGVDRLLLVSGSEVGQRVAQHTNVVEAAGAAGVQRLVYTSLLRADTSASPLAPEHKATEEVIRASGLPHVLLRNSWYYENYTANLGQYLGTGEVLGATHDGRISAASRADYAAAAAVALLADDEGRGTYELAGETFTFTDLAATVTEVTGTTVVSRDVSGEEYQRTLEGHGLDAGTAGFVAALDASIANGDLHTDSTDLADLVGRPASTLRDAVAAAHTAS
- a CDS encoding oxygenase MpaB family protein, producing the protein MRTENGRRTPRVPLSALFPPAPGPGVPGDPGVCPGPQFRRVTGERVTVLGGPAAILMQIAHPLVGEGVAVHSRYADGPARRLVGTLQAALTVTFGDTEQAHASARHVGRAHAPVRGTTRAAVPGTPAGTPYRANDPDLALWVHATLVWTARRVTERYVGLRLTPAERERHWQESKPFARMFAVPDRVLPDTVAEFDEYVRETVRGLVVTDDARRIGHDILTQRTAPPLPGAAAAARAVTADLLPPDLALAYGIPRTPARRAAARALGATTTAARPLLPQRVALWPHARLAERRTTAAP